The Streptomyces sp. NBC_00440 genome contains a region encoding:
- a CDS encoding ABC transporter, with protein MTALLRYQAALLLRSQRWLAPVLLYGIFLAVGAGSGDPVLDSLGYAAAALLPVAAWLVRICVNQEPAAARDCVAAATSPRRGHLASLGVAAGCAALLGCAGTLVITLISSPTDTSHQVAVPLFPAGVAGLLASFVCALTGAAAGAVLTRPVLHGRGWSVAATSLAALLLLVTEGSPARSAVYGLVSGSRTGTVHTPVLPLLFAVLVAALAATGASALAARRG; from the coding sequence ATGACCGCACTCCTCCGCTACCAGGCGGCTCTGCTGCTCCGCTCCCAGCGCTGGCTGGCGCCCGTCCTGCTGTACGGGATCTTCCTCGCGGTGGGCGCCGGGAGCGGCGATCCGGTGCTCGACTCGCTCGGTTACGCCGCCGCCGCGCTGCTGCCGGTCGCGGCCTGGCTGGTGCGGATCTGCGTCAACCAGGAACCGGCGGCCGCCCGCGACTGCGTCGCAGCCGCGACGAGCCCGCGCCGGGGCCATCTCGCCTCGCTGGGCGTCGCCGCGGGGTGCGCGGCCCTGCTCGGCTGCGCGGGCACCCTGGTGATCACGCTGATCAGCTCGCCGACCGACACCAGCCACCAGGTGGCCGTTCCACTGTTCCCGGCCGGGGTGGCCGGGCTGCTCGCCTCGTTCGTCTGCGCGCTGACCGGCGCCGCTGCGGGCGCGGTCCTCACCCGCCCGGTGCTGCACGGCAGGGGCTGGTCGGTCGCGGCCACCTCACTCGCCGCGCTCCTGCTGCTGGTCACCGAGGGCTCACCCGCCAGGTCGGCGGTGTACGGCCTGGTCTCCGGGTCGCGGACCGGCACTGTGCACACCCCGGTGCTGCCCCTGCTCTTCGCGGTGCTGGTCGCAGCCCTGGCGGCCACCGGCGCGAGCGCGCTCGCCGCACGACGGGGCTGA
- a CDS encoding OsmC family protein: protein MATTRVAHTVWEGELFKGSGTVTFDTSGIGDYPVTWASRAETANGRTSPEELIAAAHSSCFSMALSNGLTGAGNPPARLTTQAEVTFQPGEGITGIHLTVEGEVPGIDADGFTAAAEDAKANCPVSQALTGTKITLTAKLS, encoded by the coding sequence ATGGCCACCACGCGTGTCGCTCACACGGTCTGGGAGGGCGAGCTCTTCAAGGGCTCGGGCACGGTCACCTTCGACACATCGGGCATCGGCGACTACCCGGTCACCTGGGCCTCCCGCGCCGAGACGGCGAACGGCAGGACCAGCCCGGAGGAGCTCATCGCGGCCGCGCACTCCAGCTGCTTCTCGATGGCCCTCTCGAACGGCCTGACCGGCGCGGGCAATCCGCCCGCCAGGCTGACCACGCAGGCGGAGGTCACCTTCCAGCCGGGCGAGGGCATCACCGGTATCCACCTCACCGTGGAGGGCGAGGTTCCCGGCATCGACGCGGACGGCTTCACCGCTGCGGCCGAGGACGCCAAGGCCAACTGCCCGGTCAGCCAGGCCCTCACGGGTACGAAGATCACGCTCACCGCCAAGCTGAGCTGA